The Salvia splendens isolate huo1 chromosome 21, SspV2, whole genome shotgun sequence genome includes a window with the following:
- the LOC121783670 gene encoding uncharacterized protein LOC121783670, with protein MLPNGVEVAVDTKDVELIFGFPNGGITIDRCDRNTGMKYLETVPLDEEADANAMQTKVLETKVLQETGGGALFKKIFLLLLETALIETSPCGYVRPRIVDILGDLQKVKKHNWCKYLLDNLLRTHELWKNNRSKVFSGPVVFLVSFYVDRVVHRRRCVARAIPRIKGWTAELLKEREEDEMKEADFGLGRVTLRLDENEMGCTEMTTEVQRPADEDVADAQETEDFIEPPPTNHGEPWSTEDVVEEIYTSDEVVYMRGVWGATKHIGDGLKMLAKELNKAPPEIRKRDSFRITCDTLRRAFRLDDKDFDPVESMTQSQTANYSAAEDWSESLKSLLDAADKMDILENKDDYPSFSLGFDTSQDDGARQPETDPQPEADSAARYEEGDASEYELREPADLFFSGDDMVSQEGDRDNTADFGGCGLDLVDAGDIGREFADKEPVASVQVGTFVNEENAIEVASANARDVASEHDAVDIAVCSAVEAVLELGDAAFETQVDTVGAEASILPVRRDAEMNRAQSTYAEIQPAPARRLRLPTRRREGADSKRISPTWTQEEMDCYQFLLATPYMWTDHVIYADEVVEVTKKKFSSLKPHEAVHAEVIDVWASYLNGVGVHKPTQKPRRLFVTTAATTYNVVERSSSWEKSDAELTFCDEIEGQFNGAGTFDITRYDLIFFPIYSQRHYYLVCFSLKTGVADVLDHVVPENGTPDRAKYGIDLDLLRDCLAFYLKSKGFNKLDELIIKERSIRLLELPWKTTQATNDSGVFLMRHMETYLGNPANLMTMGLQGVSVRLLQVLRGRYCKDMLLAPFNDCRHSFSSYISHYINVTPNFRTDYARQVNGMLNMAPLNEQSNQPARKKSKAT; from the exons ATGCTTCCTAATGGTGTTGAGGTAGCTGTTGACACGAAGGACGTTGAGCTAATCTTTGGTTTCCCAAATGGTGGGATTACAATTGATCGATGCGACAGAAATACCGGCATGAAATACCTGGAAACCGTTCCACTTGATGAGGAGGCTGATGCGAATGCTATGCAGACCAAGGTCCTAGAGACGAAGGTGTTACAAGAAACTGGGGGGGGCGCTCTTTTCAAGAAAATATTCCTGTTACTGCTGGAAACGGCTCTCATTGAGACCTCCCCTTGTGGCTATGTGAGACCCCGGATTGTTGACATTCTCGGAGATCTACAGAAGGTAAAGAAGCACAATTGGTGTAAATATTTGCTAGACAATCTGTTGAGGACGCACGAGCTATGGAAGAATAACAGATCGAAGGTTTTCAGCGGGCCAGTTGTTTTCCTAGTG TCCTTCTACGTCGATCGAGTAGTGCATCGCAGGAGGTGTGTGGCCCGTGCCATTCCTAGAATAAAGGGGTGGACAGCCGAACTattgaaagagagagaggaagatgaaatGAAAGAAGCTGATTTTGGGCTTGGACGAGTGACGTTACGGCTGGATGAGAATGAAATGGGTTGTACAGAAATGACTACAGAAGTGCAAAGGCCAGCTGATGAAGATGTTGCTGATGCGCAAGAAACTGAAGACTTTATTGAACCGCCACCCACTAACCATGGTGAACCGTGGTCCACTGAAGATGTTGTCGAAGAGATATATACGTCGGATGAAGTGGTGTATATGAGGGGTGTTTGGGGGGCAACCAAGCACATAGGCGATGGTTTGAAGATGCTTGCCAAGGAGTTGAATAAAGCTCCGCCGGAAATCAGGAAGAGGGACAGCTTTAGAATAACCTGTGACACTCTCCGGAGGGCTTTTAGGTTGGACGATAAGGACTTTGACCCTGTGGAGTCAATGACGCAGTCACAGACCGCGAATTATAGTGCAGCTGAAGACTGGTCAGAGTCCTTGAAATCTCTGTTGGACGCGGCTGATAAAATGGATATTCTAGAAAACAAGGACGATTACCCCAGCTTCAGCCTTGGATTCGATACCAGCCAG GATGATGGCGCTAGACAACCTGAAACAGACCCTCAACCTGAGGCAGACAGTGCAGCTCGTTATGAAGAG GGAGATGCGTCGGAGTACGAGCTTAGGGAACCAGCTGACCTTTTTTTCAGTGGGGATGATATGGTATCCCAGGAAGGGGATAGAGATAACACTGCTGATTTTGGAGGTTGCGGACTGGATTTGGTTGATGCCGGTGACATTGGAAGAGAGTTTGCAGACAAAGAGCCTGTGGCTAGTGTGCAAGTTGGAACGTTTGTGAATGAGGAGAATGCAATCGAAGTGGCTAGTGCTAATGCGCGTGATGTTGCGTCGGAG CACGACGCCGTAGACATAGCTGTTTGCTCTGCCGTGGAAGCAGTCCTGGAGTTAGGTGATGCCGCTTTCGAAACACAAGTAGATACGGTGGGTGCTGAAGCATCTATATTACCTGTACGTCGAGATGCAGAGATGAATCGTGCACAGAGCACGTATGCTGAAATTCAACCTGCTCCAGCAAGGAGACTCAGACTCCCTACCAGGAGAAGAGAGGGTGCAGACTCAAAGCGTATCAGCCCAACATGGACTCAAGAAGAGATGGATTGTTACCAGTTCCTTCTTGCGACGCCCTACATGTGGAC GGATCATGTGATTTACGCTGACGAGGTTGTGGAAGTTACTAAAAAGAAGTTTAGCTCGTTGAAGCCACATGAGGCTGTACACGCTGAAGTTATCGATGTTTGGGCTTCTTATCTGAATGGCGTGGGGGTGCATAAACCAACACAGAAGCCCAGAAGATTGTTTGTCACTACGGCTGCGACA ACATACAATGTGGTTGAACGGAGCTCTAGTTGGGAAAAATCAGATGCCGAATTAACATTCTGTGATGAAATAGAAGGGCAATTCAACGGTGCTGGAACTTTTGACATTACACGTTATGATTTG ATTTTTTTCCCTATATATTCACAGAGACATTACTATTTGGTGTGCTTCTCATTGAAGACTGGGGTTGCGGATGTTCTAGACCATGTTGTGCCCGAGAACGGTACTCCAGATCGGGCCAAATATGGGATTGACCTGGACCTGCTT AGGGATTGTCTTGCTTTTTATCTCAAGTCAAAGGGATTCAACAAACTGGATGAGCTCATAATCAAGGAGCGTAGCATCCGCTTGCTGGAATTGCCATGGAAAACAACTCAAGCCACTAATGATTCGGGGGTTTTCCTGATGCGCCACATGGAGACGTACTTGGGAAACCCGGCCAATTTAATGACAATGGGTCTTCAAGGAGTTAGTGTGAGGCTTCTGCAAGTTTTGAGGGGGAGATATTGCAAGGACATGCTCCTTGCACCGTTCAACGATTGCAGACACAGTTTCTCGTCTTACATTAGTCATTACATCAACGTGACTCCCAACTTCCGGACAGATTATGCGAGGCAAGTTAATGGAATGTTGAACATGGCGCCACTCAACGAGCAATCCAACCAGCCAGCAAGGAAGAAAAGCAAGGCAACTTGA
- the LOC121784551 gene encoding cytochrome P450 71A6-like has protein sequence MGQESSFYRQLSPKLSYPHRCGMKNFNKLQQVMVVEQDFVDILLDFQKENESGTPVDDDTIEAIILAMYAGGTDTTSTALEWAMAELIRNPTILKTLQDEIREAVGSKGEIEERDLEKMSYLKAVA, from the exons ATGGGGCAGGAGAGTTCCTTTTATAGGCAACTCTCCCCCAAACTATCCTAtccccaccgatgtgggatgaAAAATTTTAACAAACTTCAACAGGTGATGGTGGTAGAGCAGGATTTTGTTGACATATTGCTTGATTTCCAAAAAGAGAATGAGAGTGGCACTCCTGTGGATGATGACACTATCGAAGCTATCATCTTG GCCATGTATGCTGGTGGGACCGATACTACATCCACGGCACTTGAGTGGGCGATGGCAGAGCTGATTAGAAATCCAACCATCTTGAAAACACTACAAGATGAAATCAGAGAAGCAGTGGGAAGCAAGGGCGAAATAGAAGAGAGAGACTTGGAGAAAATGTCGTATTTAAAAGCAGTGGCTTAA